In Anopheles gambiae chromosome 2, idAnoGambNW_F1_1, whole genome shotgun sequence, a single window of DNA contains:
- the LOC1278822 gene encoding uncharacterized protein LOC1278822 isoform X14 produces MSQDTLADCSRYILQVYVGALSLHYEALSVEASKQTTAEEIVSCIVERLGLTGNNYELAEVAGECKERRLSAHEKPVSVMLLWPMHSEKDFHRFYLREIQSDVPWLDSYGLDPQILRDFIPFLLQKENREYPDLCQLPDLNEATLLENLRQRFEAGHIYTYVGSILIAVNPFKFHPIYNPKYVRLYQNQRIGPILPPHIFAIADNAYYNMLKEKRNQCIVISGESGSGKTESTNFLLHHLTALSQKGAHGSGVEQTILSAGPVLEAFGNAKTAHNNNSSRFGKFIQVNYRENGMVQGAVVQKYLLEKSRIVSQGHYERNYHVFYYLLSGATDAERDALHLLPAEKYHYLNAKNLTLENCDEKYEFSRLKQSMEMVGFSAEKQRRLFNVLSAVLLLGNVEFFPKKSTYHHDESVQVRNPDVVGLISELLRVKQETLMSALTSKRVKASGETLIMQYKLPEAIAARDALAKCLYGALFDWIVLQVNHALLNKDQVLHTGHSIGVLDIFGFEDFGPQNSFEQLCINYANEHLQYYFNLHVFKYEQKEYKREGIKWTDIEFLDNYGCLQLFESKPSGLLCILDDLCNFPGATNETLLQKFNSVHKDNAFYEKPQRKENAFIIKHYAGKVKYQVAEMREKNLDLMRQDIVSVLKNSSMAFVRELVGADPVAVFRWAILRAFFRGYFAFRSAGIKHRKERADMSYNKLATKTRYRAPNDSIVRKNKSFRPRERPKKGLKNLQSVKTLSAGQNLSNQTSAIKTRKQPLTVTAQFQNSLIALMETLNQANPFFIRCIKSNPNKIPNQFDDATVTRQLRYTGMLETVRIRRAGYNVRLTYEEFIQLYRILLPKGLVSSQKDVRDFMSTMDLNKQHYQLGLTKIYMRESQKMRLDISLHTKIIDSIICIQRWFRAILQRKKYCQYRNAACTIQSYWRDYLREKQEKFTRKIRNHAATVIQATWRGYTVRKWYSKLKTGVLIIQARIRGNQARSRFKELLSKKLQRERAKLRSTQSLPVERPIGTTAAGGSYGGGGGGAGGGGSTYPEIVHAIEHRKKPIPAVGRSFETAIDIVNKNRALFADDSMSADFIDDDEDEEEEEEEETTGSRQATITATCGEEEEDEEDDEEGYEDLGLVDDPQYMANNRSALMHPVKTAAPVTTSPTVNSALLDRNEKYIKSLVISGGGGGGATASSSPSAGGGGGGNASSVGSSVSGAYQKAPLQRQEDVLDRPLRMYDIERASKSTFDDTELAKYRYERGGGVSSTVKLPVRRVDSGPSSVAGSGTGSGGSTMGRPGIQRFRYGDTASYGGSGMIRNQNHSNNSYSNSNVEIVFVNTGLDSVGAPAGSGGTGSLSSSPAARNLNRNSISSGTLTQTQVPPSLASSMRRDSLPLSHHLGTRTPGDEINSNYHMHQQQQQLQQQHQQQQQQQQQQQQQQHQHQQQPLSPSSSSVASHHQQSQTGSPMSHSPQSLPLVGSAGHIGNYQNLQFPPTSNYHQHHHHHQQSVYNNNAQPVSTGAKMVTSTPYGAAGSNSSYATGASASASSQRVSAAYPDDFAQNYYTTTTTTPKGKAAALLGTAKSEDSAVTNAGLGQSKYPLDRATLAKADSSDMVLSAGNKSAINQGAGNASGRRIKSTNLSEEQLVGSSGSSVSYHPGTGLTRRGPVGTSASGGSGNTSSTGVAGDTLKRRNSDPTNKIPLLEVNRGNDMYQSSTRINIAGHQFRKVQRINKAERCACCQEIDSFVNEGYRCLDCKVLVHTKCIQNGGIKSLQCAVAKRSKRIRTGGAGGGSGGLGGSSSKHDKHHPIGGGSASGQKISSTREYTDSTDKIISDAKELQLMQDFITQKICKMESDCEKPSEVDRVFKQALREFKDNLVAQYSVAHRQNSDVLNIKYRDLIANFEQVIETTSGRKNDFPLTMGVNAFRGFMNEFMNSRETEKPKTKRKKDKKRKHDDHTTFNGHTFQLTILNIATACEICQQFLLWPIERGLVCQNCKLTCHKKCYQKSASCNKIANADPNSLLGAGGSGSAVVAGGCGPDGQPLYGGGIPTKLFGVPLTALCGNSSDGVKIPAQINKLIMMIEMHGLYSEGIYRKSGVSSKIKDLKAKMDRAVTSADGGGGEMDFESYNVHVLTNVLKSFLREMPEPLLTFDRYDDFLRAADLSDGSDRVQTLLSLVKKIPPAHHCLFERLIFHLALVAKLEQYNRMSASSLAIVFAPCVLRTNRYVPAQDSLNDIGRQTKCMETLITQKMLNVKSTLADIDTLDTAAHTATARLSTLRSSKVFTQEEMANARGGSGIAVGGLLETETEEMLLEGHIQEIRKEKALLTSTLPSLARASSDDDLLSTDLDGEGGSLDDLSNSKEKDLDVSSGGGGGGGGGGGGGGSSNMISDSGISIRYQAPSDHGGSSNVSLNNDVPMAVSYSLRDQSGAGGAGGGGGGGASAAGMEYFHKMGPSSGASSAPGVKTKSLSHQTLLEREAFLRGSGSTSVSSPQSPTAATSVTASSTPSSSASAPSMMKSQQQNGNGANGSTGGASAGGASAAGSGTGGGGPGSGGSIASTATNSGAAGKRASDINLSHSMITLATTSHSLGGSTTSNSSSSGVGGSSGSTGSGSDLQRQKPISRSVSGGYEVSHHGSTVSGSGSGSTHASTNHRILIQASSALPITPGATIAASPSGSGSGATSTSASSSSINSANLHAKDNNGMGKDGLSSSGGNSSTTTTTKLVSRRMSAGTNKRSGGGAGPSGGSNSAAGGPGPPAGDDEPIMV; encoded by the exons ATTCTATCTACGTGAAATACAAAGCGACGTTCCTTGGCTAGATAGTTACGGACTCGATCCACAGATACTTAGAGACTTTATACCGTTTCTGTTGCAGAAAGAAAATAGGGAATATCCTGACCTGTGCCAACTACCAG ATCTTAACGAAGCAACGCTACTCGAGAACCTTCGCCAGCGGTTTGAGGCCGGCCACATATACACGTACGTCGGCAGCATCCTGATCGCAGTCAATCCGTTCAAGTTTCATCCCATCTACAATCCAAAGTATGTGCGGCTCTACCAGAACCAGCGGATCGGGCCGATCCTGCCCCCGCACATCTTCGCCATCGCGGATAACGCTTACTACAACATGCTGAAGGAAAAACGAAACCAG TGTATCGTCATCAGCGGTGAGAGTGGTTCCGGCAAAACCGAAAGCACCAACTTCCTGCTTCACCATCTGACGGCCCTCTCGCAGAAAGGTGCCCATGGGTCCGGCGTAGAGCAGACCATCCTCAGTGCCGGACCCGTTCTGGAAGCGTTTGGCAATGCGAAAACggcgcacaacaacaacagcagccgtTTCGGCAAGTTCATCCAGGTAAACTACCGCGAGAATGGTATGGTGCAGGGCGCTGTGGTACAGAAGTATCTGCTCGAGAAGAGCCGAATCGTCTCACAAGGACACTACGAGCGCAACTACCACGTGTTTTACTATCTACTGTCGGGCGCAACCGATGCGGAGCGGGACGCACTGCATCTGCTGCCAGCGGAAAAGTACCACTACCTGAACGCAAAGAATCTCACGCTGGAAAACTGTGACGAAAAATACGAGTTCTCACGCCTGAAGCAGAGTATGGAGATGGTTGGCTTTTCGGCGGAGAAGCAGCGGCGCCTGTTCAACGTCCTGtcggccgtgctgctgctcggtaaCGTCGAGTTCTTCCCGAAAAAGTCCACCTACCACCACGACGAGAGTGTGCAGGTACGAAATCCGGATGTGGTGGGACTAATATCGGAGCTGCTGCGCGTTAAGCAGGAGACACTGATGTCGGCGCTCACGTCCAAGCGCGTGAAGGCCAGCGGCGAGACGCTGATCATGCAGTACAAGCTGCCGGAAGCGATTGCGGCACGGGACGCGCTAGCGAAGTGCCTTTACGGGGCGCTGTTCGATTGGATTGTGCTGCAGGTGAACCATGCGCTGCTGAACAAGGACCAGGTCCTGCATACGGGTCACTCGATCGGCGTGCTGGACATATTCGGCTTCGAGGATTTTGGGCCACAGAACAGCTTTGAGCAGCTGTGTATTAACTATGCAAACGAGCATTTACAGTATTACTTCAATCTG CACGTGTTCAAATACGAACAAAAAGAATACAAACGCGAGGGAATTAAATGGACTGATATAGAATTTCTAGACAATTACGGTTGCTTGCAGCTGTTTGAATCGAAACCTTCCGGTTTGTTGTGTATACTGGACGATCTGTGCAA tTTTCCCGGTGCCACGAACGAAACGTTGCTGCAAAAGTTCAACAGTGTTCACAAGGATAACGCATTTTACGAAAAGCCACAGCGCAAAGAGAACGCATTTATTATAAAGCATTACGCGGGCAAGGTGAAATATCAG GTCGCCGAAATGCGTGAAAAGAATCTCGATCTAATGCGGCAGGATATTGTGAGCGTGTTGAAAAACTCGAGCATGGCGTTTGTTCGCGAGCTGGTCGGTGCCGACCCGGTGGCCGTATTCAGGTGGGCCATTTTACGGGCCTTTTTTCGCGGCTATTTCGCATTCCGGTCGGCCGGAATTAAGCATCGCAAGGAGCGGGCTGACATGTCGTACAACAAGCTGGCCACCAAGACGCGATACCGTGCGCCGAACGATAGTATCGTGAG gaaaaacaaatccttTCGTCCACGGGAGCGACCGAAAAAGGGACTAAAGAATCTTCAGTCGGTAAAAACGCTTTCAGCTGGCCAGAATCTGTCGAATCAAACCTCTGCTATCAAAACACGTAAACAGCCACTTACTGTGACCGCCCAGTTCCAGAACTCTCTGATCGCGTTGATGGAAACCTTAAATCAG GCAAACCCATTCTTCATTCGATGTATCAAATCGAATCCGAATAAAATACCGAACCAGTTTGACGATGCCACCGTTACGCGACAG CTTCGCTACACGGGCATGCTGGAGACGGTCCGCATTCGTCGGGCTGGTTACAATGTACGTCTGACGTACGAAGAGTTCATTCAGCTGTACCGCATCCTGCTACCGAAGGGCTTGGTCAGCTCCCAGAAAGATGTGCGGGACTTCATGAGTACGATGGATCTGAACAAGCAGCACTACCAGCTCGGGCTGACCAAGATCTACATGCGCGAGTCGCAGAAGATGCGGCTGGACATCTCGCTGCACACAAAGATCATCGACAGCATTATCTGCATTCAGCGCTGGTTCCGGGCGATTTTGCAGCGGAAAAAGTACTGCCAGTACCGGAACGCGGCCTGCACTATCCAGTCCTACTGGCGCGACTATCTGCGCGAGAAGCAGGAGAAGTTTACGCGCAAAATACGCAACCACGCGGCTACGGTGATCCAGGCGACCTGGCGTGGCTACACGGTACGCAAGTGGTACAGCAAGCTAAAGACGGGCGTGCTGATCATTCAGGCGCGCATCCGTGGCAATCAGGCACGATCGCGCTTCAAGGAGCTGTTGAGCAAAAAGTTGCAGCGAGAGCGGGCCAAGCTACGCTCCACTCAAAGCCTGCCCGTAGAGCGACCGATCGGAACGACAGCTGCTGGCGGATCGTAcggtggaggtggaggaggagcaggaggaggagggtcTACGTATCCCGAGATTGTGCATGCGATCGAGCATCGGAAGAAGCCGATCCCGGCAGTGGGACGCAGCTTCGAGACGGCCATTGATATAGTGAACAAAAATCGGGCACTGTTCGCTGACGACAGCATGTCCGCGGACTTTATCGACGatgacgaggacgaggaggaagaggaggaggaagagacCACGGGCAGCCGACAGGCGACGATCACTGCGACATGcggcgaggaggaggaagatgaGGAGGACGATGAGGAGGGTTACGAGGATCTTGGTTTGGTGGACGATCCGCAGTACATGGCGAATAACCGATCGGCCCTGATGCATCCCGTTAAGACGGCTGCCCCTGTCACAACGTCACCGACGGTAAATAGCGCACTATTAGATAGGAATGAAAAGTACATCAAAAGTCTGGTCATAtccggaggaggaggaggaggtgccACTGCTTCCTCTTCGCCGTCGGCAGGAGGCGGCGGTGGAGGGAACGCTTCCAGTGTCGGCAGCAGTGTAAGCGGCGCGTACCAGAAAGCGCCGCTGCAGCGCCAAGAGGACGTGCTGGACCGGCCGCTCCGGATGTACGACATCGAGCGGGCGAGCAAGAGCACGTTCGACGATACGGAGCTGGCCAAGTATCGGTACGAGCGGGGCGGCGGTGTGAGCAGCACGGTGAAGCTGCCGGTGCGACGCGTCGATTCGGGCCCGTCGTCGGTGGCAGGCAGCGGCACGGGCAGCGGGGGATCGACCATGGGTCGGCCAGGGATTCAGCGGTTTCGCTACGGTGATACAGCGTCGTACGGCGGCAGTGGCATGATTCGAAATCAGAACCACAGCAATAATAGTTATAGTAATAGTAATGTTGAAATCGTGTTTGTAAATACCGGACTAGATAGTGTCGGGGCGCCGGCAGGATCCGGTGGTACCGGTTCCCTTTCGTCGTCCCCGGCCGCCAGGAATCTCAATCGAAACAGCATTAGCAGCGGAACGCTTACCCAAACGCAAGTACCACCGTCGCTAGCGAGCAGTATGCGGCGGGACTCGTTGCCGCTGAGCCATCACCTGGGCACGCGCACGCCGGGAGACGAAATTAACTCCAACTATCATAtgcatcagcaacaacaacagttgcagcaacaacatcagcagcaacagcagcagcagcagcagcagcagcagcagcagcatcaacatcaacagcagccgcTATCGCCATCTTCCTCTTCCGTCGCTTCGCACCACCAGCAGAGTCAAACAGGCTCCCCAATGTCCCACTCGCCTCAGTCGCTGCCGTTGGTCGGCTCGGCAGGTCACATCGGAAACTATCAGAATCTGCAGTTCCCGCCGACCTCCAactaccaccagcaccatcaccatcaccagcagtcGGTGTACAACAATAATGCGCAGCCCGTCAGCACGGGTGCCAAAATGGTCACCTCGACTCCTTACGGCGCCGCCGGCAGCAACAGTTCGTACGCGACGGGAGCCTCGGCCTCCGCCAGCAGCCAGCGCGTATCGGCAGCCTATCCGGACGATTTCGCACAAAACTATTACaccacgacgaccacgacACCGAAGGGTAAGGCGGCCGCACTGCTAGGCACGGCCAAATCGGAGGACAGCGCGGTAACGAACGCTGGCCTCGGCCAGTCGAAGTATCCGCTGGATCGAGCGACGCTCGCCAAAGCGGACAGCAGCGATATGGTGCTGTCGGCTGGCAACAAATCAGCGATCAATCAAGGCGCCGGCAACGCTAGCGGCAGgcgcatcaagtcgacgaatCTCAGTGAGGAGCAGCTGGTCGGTAGTTCGGGTTCCTCCGTCAGCTACCATCCCGGCACGGGGCTGACACGGCGCGGTCCCGTCGGCACGAGTGCGAGCGGCGGTAGTGGCAACACGAGCAGTACCGGTGTCGCCGGCGATACGCTCAAGCGCCGCAACTCGGACCCGACCAACAAAATCCCGCTGCTGGAGGTGAACCGGGGCAACGACATGTACCAGTCGAGCACGCGCATCAACATCGCCGGCCACCAGTTCCGGAAGGTGCAGCGTATCAACAAGGCGGAACGGTGCGCCTGCTGCCAGGAGATTGATTCGTTCGTGAACGAAGGCTACCGGTGTCTCGACTGCAAGGTGCTGGTGCACACCAAGTGCATTCAGAACGGGGGCATCAAATCGCTGCAGTGTGCGGTGGCCAAGCGCTCGAAGCGCATTCGCACGGGCGGTgccggtggcggcagcggcgggcTCGGCGGGTCGTCGAGCAAGCACGATAAGCATCACCCGATCGGGGGCGGCAGCGCCAGCGGTCAGAAGATTTCGTCCACGCGCGAATACACCGACTCGACCGACAAGATTATCAGCGATGCCAAAGAGCTGCAGCTAATGCAGGACTTCATCACGCAGAAGATCTGCAAGATGGAGAGCGACTGCGAGAAACCGTCGGAGGTGGACCGGGTGTTCAAGCAGGCGTTGCGCGAGTTCAAGGACAACCTGGTCGCCCAGTACAGTGTGGCGCATCGGCAGAACTCGGACGTGCTGAACATCAAGTACCGGGATCTGATCGCCAACTTCGAGCAGGTGATCGAGACGACGTCCGGCCGCAAGAACGACTTTCCGCTGACGATGGGCGTAAACGCGTTCCGCGGGTTTATGAACGAGTTTATGAACTCGCGCGAAACGGAAAAACCGAAAACGAAGCGAAAAAAGGATAAGAAGCGGAAACACGACGATCATACCACGTTCAACG GACATACATTCCAGTTAACGATACTCAACATTGCGACGGCATGTGAAATTTGCCAACAGTTTCTCCTGTGGCCAATTGAGCGAGGACTG GTGTGCCAAAATTGCAAACTTACCTGCCACAAAAAGTGCTACCAAAAGTCGGCATCCTGCAACAAGATCGCCAACGcggacccgaactcgctgctgGGCGCCGGTGGCAGTGGTTCGGCCGTGGTGGCCGGCGGCTGCGGCCCGGACGGTCAACCGCTGTACGGTGGTGGCATACCGACGAAGCTGTTCGGTGTGCCGCTGACGGCCCTCTGTGGCAACAGCAGCGACGGGGTGAAGATACCGGCCCAGATCAACAAGCTGATCATGATGATCGAAATGCACGGTCTGTACTCGGAGGGCATCTACCGGAAGAGCGGCGTCAGCTCGAAGATCAAGGACCTGAAGGCGAAGATGGACCGGGCAGTGACGAGCGCcgatggcggcggcggcgagaTGGACTTCGAGTCGTACAACGTGCACGTGCTGACGAACGTGCTGAAGTCGTTCCTGCGCGAGATGCCCGAACCGCTGCTGACGTTCGATCGGTATGACGATTTTCTGCGTGCCGCCGATCTGTCCGACGGTAGCGATCGCGTCCAGACGCTGCTGTCGCTGGTGAAGAAAATACCGCCCGCCCATCACTGTCTGTTCGAGCGGTTAATCTTTCACCTGGCGCTGGTGGCGAAGCTGGAACAGTACAACCGCATGTCGGCCAGCTCGCTGGCGATCGTGTTTGCGCCGTGCGTGCTGCGCACGAACCGGTACGTGCCGGCGCAGGACAGCCTGAACGACATCGGACGCCAGACGAAGTGCATGGAAACGCTCATCACGCAGAAGATGCTGAACGTGAAGAGCACGCTGGCGGACATCGACACGCTCGACACGGCGGCGCACACGGCGACGGCCCGGCTCAGCACGCTGCGCAGCAGCAAGGTGTTTACGCAGGAGGAGATGGCGAATGCGCGCGGCGGCAGTGGCATAGCGGTGGGCGGGCTGCTCGAAACCGAAACGGAGGAGATGCTGCTGGAGGGCCACATACAGGAGATCCGGAAGGAGAAGGCCCTGCTAACGTCAACGCTGCCGAGCTTGGCGCGCGCCAGCTCGGACGACGATCTGCTCTCGACCGATCTGGACGGCGAGGGCGGCAGCCTGGACGATCTAAGCAACAGCAAGGAGAAAGACCTGGACGTgagcagcggtggtggtggtggcggcggtggaggaggaggaggaggaggaagtaGCAACATGATTAGTGACAGTGGCATCTCGATTCGCTACCAGGCACCCTCGGATCACGGAGGTAGTAGTAATGTTAGTCTTAATAATGACGTCCCGATGGCTGTGAGTTATTCGTTACGTGATCAGAGTGGAGCGGGCGgtgcaggtggtggtggtggtggtggtgcctcCGCCGCCGGGATGGAGTACTTCCACAAGATGGGTCCTTCGTCCGGTGCGAGTTCGGCACCCGGCGTGAAGACGAAGTCTCTCTCCCACCAAACGCTGCTCGAGCGGGAAGCCTTCCTCCGGGGCAGCGGTTCCACCTCTGTCTCCTCGCCGCAGTCCCCGACGGCCGCAACATCGGTCACGGCGTCCTCCAccccgtcgtcgtcggcaTCAGCCCCATCGATGATGAAGTCGCAGCAGCAGAATGGAAACGGCGCCAACGGTAGTACCGGTGGTGCCTCCGCGGGAGGCGCGAGCGCAGCTGGCAGCGGTACGGGCGGCGGCGGACCGGGTAGCGGTGGTTCGATAGCATCGACGGCCACCAACAGTGGTGCTGCTGGCAAGCGTGCCAGCGACATCAATCTGAGCCACTCGATGATAACGCTCGCGACGACGTCCCACAGCCTGGGCGGCAGTACGacgagcaacagcagcagcagcggcgtcgGTGGCAGCTCCGGCAGTACCGGCAGCGGTAGCGACCTGCAGCGACAAAAGCCCATCAGCCGGAGCGTCTCCGGTGGTTACGAGGTGAGCCACCATGGCTCGACCGTGTCGGGCTCGGGGTCCGGTTCGACGCACGCATCGACCAACCACCGGATACTGATACAGGCGTCGTCAGCGCTACCGATCACGCCCGGTGCCACCATCGCTGCCTCCCCGTCCGGGTCCGGCTCCGGTGCTACGTCCACGTCCGCCTCCAGTTCTTCCATCAACTCCGCGAACCTGCACGCGAAAGACAATAATGGGATGGGCAAGGACGGCCTGTCATCGAGCGGTGGCAattcctccaccaccaccaccaccaaactgGTGTCTCGCCGGATGTCCGCCGGCACTAACAAACGGTCTGGCGGGGGTGCTGGTCCTTCCGGCGGTTCGAACAGTGCTGCCGGTGGACCAGGCCCGCCTGCCGGTGACGATGAACCGATCATGGTTTGA